The following coding sequences lie in one Chelatococcus sp. YT9 genomic window:
- a CDS encoding cupin domain-containing protein, translated as MSEHSHDRPHSHGHARGEDQWKHDGVRVIKGDRLDANTAQTPGMFRQAAINHARVGAQKIWAGTVTIQPNAKTGVHHHGELESVIYVVRGKARMRWGERLEYVAEAGPGDFIYVPPYVPHQEINADPAQPLDCVLVRSDNEAVVVNITDVDPVEKPEEVYWIDPIHKEPGI; from the coding sequence ATGAGCGAGCATTCACACGATCGTCCTCATTCTCATGGCCATGCGCGTGGGGAGGATCAATGGAAGCATGACGGTGTTCGGGTCATCAAGGGCGACCGGCTCGATGCCAACACGGCGCAGACCCCCGGCATGTTCCGGCAGGCGGCGATCAACCATGCGCGCGTCGGCGCGCAGAAGATCTGGGCCGGCACCGTGACGATCCAGCCCAACGCGAAGACCGGGGTGCATCATCATGGCGAACTGGAGAGCGTCATTTATGTGGTGCGCGGCAAGGCGCGCATGCGCTGGGGCGAGCGGCTGGAATATGTCGCGGAGGCCGGGCCCGGTGATTTCATTTACGTGCCGCCGTATGTACCGCATCAGGAAATCAACGCCGATCCCGCTCAGCCGCTAGATTGCGTGCTGGTTCGATCGGACAATGAGGCGGTCGTGGTCAATATCACCGACGTCGATCCGGTGGAGAAGCCGGAGGAGGTCTATTGGATCGATCCGATCCACAAGGAACCGGGGATCTGA
- a CDS encoding D-cysteine desulfhydrase family protein → MKLEDIPRLSLGFLPTPIEKLPRLSAEYGIDLSVKRDDFTGFGGGGNKVRKLEFLMADAVAQDVKVLITTGGHQSNHARMTAAAARKFGMKPILVLRGNSPAVLQGNLLLDHLFGAEIDFLDPDAYFTEINPRMQYHADQATARGEKPYIIPLGGASALGAMGYVAAVKELAAQYAATGEAAPDLIVAPVGSGGTLAGLLIGCALFWPDTKVAGIAVSGSAVPFSERIAVMANAGAELLDFDKRFEPADIRIENGYVGAGYAIPSPEGNAAITKAARSEGMLLDPVYTGKAVAGLLDCVTRGSIAKGSKVLFVHCGGSPALFPHAELLTQDRAS, encoded by the coding sequence ATGAAACTCGAAGACATTCCGCGCCTCTCCCTCGGCTTTCTCCCGACGCCGATTGAAAAGCTCCCGCGCCTCAGCGCCGAATACGGCATCGACCTCTCAGTCAAGCGCGATGACTTCACGGGCTTCGGCGGGGGCGGCAACAAGGTCCGGAAGCTAGAGTTTCTGATGGCCGATGCGGTCGCCCAGGATGTCAAGGTGCTGATCACGACGGGTGGCCACCAGTCCAACCACGCGCGGATGACCGCGGCGGCGGCGCGCAAATTCGGGATGAAGCCTATTCTCGTGCTGCGCGGCAACAGCCCGGCGGTGCTGCAGGGCAATCTCCTGCTTGATCATCTTTTCGGGGCCGAAATCGATTTCCTCGATCCGGACGCTTATTTCACCGAGATCAATCCGCGCATGCAGTATCACGCGGACCAGGCCACGGCCCGTGGCGAGAAGCCCTATATCATTCCCCTCGGCGGGGCGAGCGCACTCGGCGCGATGGGCTATGTCGCGGCGGTGAAGGAACTCGCAGCGCAATATGCGGCCACTGGGGAAGCCGCGCCCGATCTCATCGTCGCGCCGGTCGGCTCGGGCGGCACGCTCGCCGGTCTTCTCATCGGCTGTGCGCTGTTCTGGCCGGACACCAAGGTCGCCGGCATAGCGGTCAGCGGCAGCGCCGTGCCCTTCTCCGAGCGCATCGCCGTCATGGCCAATGCCGGCGCCGAATTGCTCGATTTCGACAAGCGCTTCGAGCCGGCCGATATCCGCATCGAGAATGGCTACGTGGGGGCGGGCTACGCGATCCCCAGCCCGGAGGGCAACGCCGCGATCACCAAGGCCGCCCGCAGCGAGGGCATGCTGCTCGACCCGGTCTATACCGGCAAGGCCGTCGCCGGCCTGCTCGACTGCGTGACGCGCGGCTCGATTGCGAAGGGCAGCAAGGTCCTGTTCGTCCATTGCGGCGGATCCCCCGCCCTCTTCCCGCATGCCGAGCTGCTGACGCAGGACCGCGCCAGCTGA
- a CDS encoding PfkB family carbohydrate kinase, which produces MNELTPASRPVRVVCVGTTTMDFIFALDSFPVGPLKFRAKSFHAVGGGNAGTAAVAIKRLGGEAHLMARVGDDAIGRQALDELRARGINTALMMVHPGAKTTLACIMIDGSGERQIISYTDPDLPSTVADVDLPKGVDALLADARWADGALHMMRQARKAGIPIILDGDIPVIPDELLALSSIAAFSRQALAENTGTPEIEAGLKRLAGRTSGVPVVTDGANGLYWLERGLMRHMPAFKVDVRDTLGAGDVFHGALALAIGRGDDVEKALRFGSAAAAVKVTRFGGREGCPDAGEVERLLAGAA; this is translated from the coding sequence ATGAATGAGCTCACCCCCGCCTCCCGCCCGGTGCGCGTGGTCTGTGTCGGGACCACGACGATGGACTTCATTTTCGCACTCGACAGTTTTCCGGTCGGGCCGTTGAAGTTCCGTGCCAAGAGCTTCCACGCCGTCGGCGGCGGCAATGCCGGTACGGCGGCGGTGGCGATCAAGCGCCTCGGAGGCGAGGCGCATCTGATGGCACGGGTCGGTGACGACGCGATCGGACGGCAGGCGCTCGACGAACTGAGGGCGCGCGGTATCAACACCGCATTGATGATGGTGCATCCGGGGGCGAAGACGACCCTGGCCTGCATCATGATCGACGGATCGGGCGAGCGACAGATCATCAGCTACACGGATCCCGACCTGCCCTCCACCGTCGCGGATGTGGATCTGCCGAAGGGCGTCGATGCCCTCCTCGCCGACGCCCGTTGGGCGGATGGCGCGCTCCACATGATGCGTCAGGCGCGCAAGGCCGGAATCCCGATCATCCTCGATGGCGACATCCCCGTCATTCCGGACGAATTGCTCGCGCTGTCAAGCATAGCCGCTTTCTCCCGGCAGGCGCTCGCGGAGAACACGGGGACCCCAGAGATTGAAGCGGGCCTGAAGCGGCTCGCAGGGCGAACCTCGGGGGTCCCGGTGGTGACGGATGGCGCCAATGGGCTTTATTGGCTTGAACGGGGCCTCATGCGGCATATGCCGGCCTTCAAGGTAGACGTGCGCGATACGCTTGGCGCCGGCGACGTCTTCCATGGGGCTCTGGCCCTGGCGATCGGCCGCGGCGACGATGTGGAGAAGGCCTTGCGCTTCGGCTCCGCCGCCGCGGCTGTCAAGGTGACACGGTTTGGCGGACGCGAGGGCTGCCCCGATGCGGGCGAGGTCGAGCGCCTGCTCGCGGGAGCAGCCTGA
- a CDS encoding NADPH-dependent oxidoreductase, which yields MLAHRSVRAFLPRALPDGTLETLVAAAQSASSSSNLQTWSVVSVTDPARKSRLARLSANQNAIDEAPLLLVWLADLSRLQRIGDECGHAVDGLAYLEMVFVAIVDAALAAQNALVAAESLGLGGVYIGAMRNKPVEVAAELGLPPQAFAVFGLCVGYPDPARASGVKPRLPPDVVLHREQYGSAARNYVAEYDETLQSFQREQAMAQMPWSARVLQRVGGAGSLSGRDRIRTALDALGFGLK from the coding sequence ATGCTCGCCCATCGCTCGGTCCGGGCCTTTCTCCCAAGAGCGCTGCCGGACGGCACGCTGGAAACACTTGTCGCTGCCGCGCAATCAGCGTCGAGTTCATCGAACCTGCAGACCTGGAGCGTGGTTTCCGTCACCGACCCTGCGCGCAAATCGCGCCTGGCGAGACTCTCCGCCAACCAGAATGCGATAGACGAGGCGCCGCTCCTGCTTGTGTGGCTTGCGGACCTCAGCCGCCTGCAGCGGATCGGCGACGAGTGCGGACACGCCGTCGATGGGCTCGCCTATCTTGAAATGGTGTTTGTCGCCATCGTCGATGCGGCGCTGGCGGCGCAGAACGCCCTCGTCGCGGCGGAGAGCCTTGGCCTCGGCGGCGTCTATATCGGCGCGATGCGCAACAAGCCGGTCGAAGTGGCGGCGGAACTCGGGCTGCCACCTCAGGCCTTTGCTGTCTTCGGGCTCTGCGTCGGTTATCCCGATCCCGCGCGCGCGTCCGGCGTCAAGCCACGGCTGCCACCGGACGTTGTCTTGCATCGCGAGCAATATGGCAGCGCTGCGCGCAACTATGTGGCGGAGTATGACGAGACGCTGCAGTCCTTTCAGCGGGAGCAGGCGATGGCCCAGATGCCCTGGTCCGCACGCGTTCTTCAGCGCGTTGGCGGCGCTGGATCGCTGTCGGGCCGCGATCGCATACGCACCGCTCTCGACGCGCTCGGCTTTGGCCTCAAGTGA